TAGAATATATGCTGCTTGTCTTCAGCATTGTCTTGTAGGAAAATAAGCTCAAGGTAACAGGTGATCAGTTCTCCTCGTCTAGCACCGCAAATCAGCCCAAGGCCCCTGATCCAATCACGTACAAGGAGGGGCATGTAGTGCCATTCCGACTAGTGAGCTTGTAAGTCTGTTGGAAAATCGAAGATTAAACCCGGCTCCCTGAAAAGAAAGTAGTAAGCTTTTTCCAGTAATTTGGTGCAGGTTTAGTTATAGACATCAAATGTATTTCATGAGAATGATACGGTGCTGCAAAACACGCATTGCGAGTGAAATGTATTGCAGCTGTCTGAAGTCTGAACTGGCAGTTGTATGATATTTCCTCTCCTTTTGCTGATTCTTCCGCTCTCCCCATTGTTTATCGTCTCGATTTGGCTTTTCTTTGTGCTAGGGTGCTAGTAATGTGATGTGACCGGAAGAGCAGGAGCCAATTGAGTTTTGAAATATGTTCTCCTCTCGGATTTGTGTGTCGCATCTGAATTCTCAAATAAGAGAAGATGGTTTGCAATCAGTCAATGGCAGCCTTCAGGGGCTTCAGCCTGACTGGTAAATTGTGCGCTCATAGTAACTGACAGGGTGCGAGGCTAAAGAACATCAGATCTCAAATTTCCTACAGATCCCAAGAAGTTTTCAACAAATCACCACCCGCTTGGAAATAAAGTAGGTATAGAGCATAACTGATAAGTGATAACACAAACTCGAAGTCCACCTAAATACAATCCTAAAGAAAAAATCCATCAAAGCATACCCATGTAAACGCCAGCATCAAGTTATGTATCAAACAAGCCTGGCTCACAtctaaatcaaaagaaaataaaattgacCGCAATGATTTCAACACATTCATGAATAGCCATCCACATGTGTTTTTGGTAGATTGGAAGAGACAAATAAGTATTTTGAGCACAAAACATGGCACTTAAACAGACATTGCATAATCCGTTGATATCAAACCCAGTATGCTAGCTGACAGGCGTTGGTGGCAAAGCTGGAAGACTTGGTATAGCGACCCCCAATAATCCTGTTTCTAGTCTCTGCGTAAGATCTTCCACGGGCATCTTCACCACGTCGCTTCTCATCCCAATATCAGTGGCATAGCGGCTAGCACAATAAACCCCAACAGCAGTTGCCGCCATACCATATACATTGGTAGTGACAAGACGCAGTGGCGTTGATAAAACAGCAGCAAGAGGGCCGCCAATAATGGACACTGCTTGTCCGCTTTGCCCCATTGTACTGTGATCCAAGACAAGTAATCCGGTCTTGCAGTAGATAGCAAAGTCTTcacagttacttttgaacacATTATAACATCTAAAACCATTATTAAGAAGGTAGCTTGCACGATGGACGACAATGTCATCAGGGTCTGAAACTGCAAGAGTACAAGTTCCTCCGCGTGCTTTTGCAAGAAAGAGAGCAGGGTTAACAGCATACTCGAAGCGATAGAGAACACCGCCAGCAAGGAAGCAGTTCAAACATGTCGAAACAACTCCATGACCTTCTTCAGTCAAAGTGCAGGTTGTGCATGGAACATGACCTCGGCTTGGTCCTGAACTCACCAAAACGAAATCCAATATGGTCCCTGTTCCTACTTCTTGACCACGTCTAGTGAAATGAATTACTTTGTCATCCCCAACATAGATGCCTGCACATTTGAGTAAATGCAGTTAAAATCCTAAATCTACAAAGAAAAAATGATAGCtttaacaattaaaaaaaaaacataaaaagatgAGCAGCACATGTAAGATCGATCAAGTTATTAAGAGATGTTGACCCAATTTGTTTCCCCCCAACCACTCTGATTTTCTCTATGAGAAGAATATTTAATTTTAGCATATTATAAAGATCAAAGTAACACCATCAACATCTGAGCATAGGGAAAGTCGTCCCCTTTTCCCCTTTCGTGTGTCCAAATGGCTCATGAACGCCGAAAGCAACCCAATAAAATATCTATGCTCCCAGCTTCCCTATCAGTCCACCAGAAAAAGGAAACGCATTAAGCAAAATTGACATCAATTCTCTAACTGGAGCTAGAACATGTTTTTCCCCAAAAAAAGTCGAgtattgaatcaattaaatatgGTTTGTAAACAACATCCTAAACCTTGATACGAAAATAAATTTCGATTCCAACAATTAGAAAAATCATGTAAACAGGGGATGGTCGAAAACATAATTCTAGATTTTTCACAATTCAAACCCAAATTGTTATACCACCGTTATTAGCAGCACCCACGGCCTAAAAAATACGTGATTTGTGCTTTTACTGAATCCATACTCTTATTTGCCCTTGCCCGAAAATATGGCAAAAAAAATCAATGTGAACAACATACAAATAATATAAATTCTgaccaaaaagaagaagaagaaaaaggatagAAAGGAGGAAAAAGGGGGTTGCAATCCTGACCATGGTGAGCATAAATATAAGCAGTACGCCAGGAATAAATATGATCCCCTGGTTTGAGGCTGCCTCTGTCAATTCTGTTCACATCTCCATTCATCAAGATACAAGTTCAAAACTTTAATTACTGTATCTCGTCGGTATTAATCCAAAACTGCcaacagacaaaaaaaaaaaaaaagattacaaTGGTCCAGCAATCACACCTGTTAGAGAGCAGCCCCATTGGTTGTTATTGGCTAGAATTGAAATGATCCGGCAACTGAAGGGAACCAGGAGAGGATGCGATCGGATTCAGACGACTTTGATTTTACTTTCCCAACTTCGAAGGTTATATTGAGAACCGAAAAGGTGACGCTAAGTTGTTGCTGAAGACAACCGCTTGGGTTCGCTTTGCCTTCAAGATGTTGAATTTACGAGAATACCCGTTGGTTTCGTTATTTTAAATACTTCGTCATCAAGGAAATTATTAGGGTAAATTCCATTTTATCCCCTCAAACTATGCCCAATATCTCACTTCAGTCCCTAATCTTTAAAATGGAACATTTAAATCCTTAAACTATATAATTCGTCCCATTTTACTCCAAAATTTGACGGAATGCACAAAACCTAACAGAATAGTTGCCAATTCATTTAGGttataattataatttaatttaatcaaatCTAATAGGGACATAAATGTAATTTCATGAGAcctaatattaaaaaaaaaacaaatagtcAGAGAGATATAGataattttacctttttaattaataataattaaagttttttcccttttttaaacaaaaaaaccattttttaaaactttccttttcttttattttttccaccttttttctattttcctttcatttccttttctattttttcctttctttcttcactACTTTCTTCCTCCATTACGGCACATCAACCACTGCTACACTATCATCTCCCTTTTCTCCTGCCATCATCGTCTGCCACGCTTTACTACTTCATTCTTCCCCCGGTGATGAATCCAAAAATATAACGTTTATCAcagaaaaaatcacaaaatgttTGCCATATACATTACCATTTGTACTTATCACAACCTGTAACTTGTTTCCTGTCTCTTTTTATGAATAGCCGCCCACCCAATTTCTTATACCCTTTTATTCATTCACCCAATTTCGTATCACAATGTTGTAAGAGCATTTTTTAATGTTATAACGGAAATAATGTAAATGATttgttcaagaaaataatactacaAACAAATTTGAGATTTCTTGAAAACCAATTTTACAAATACCAACTGAATTTAAAACCAAAAATCTAGAAacatattttgagaaaaatgggggaaaaagaaaagaacgaaATACCACTGAGAAAATGGGTCAATATTGTTTGATTTGTTTCCCACCAGCCAAATCACGAAACACAATTTTCCTCAAGAGAAAAGTAGTGAGATAAATAAAATGGTATTCTCCTCCAACTCATTAGCTCTGAGCGTACCCGACCCGACTTTTGAGTCTTGGCTCTTGGACAAAGGCTACCTCAAATTCTCGACCAACGCATCTTTGACCTCCACCATTTTTCCACCTTCACTTCCGCAGTTGTCGCCGCCGTACGATCCACCCTCTCTTTCTCTTCCTCCAACACTACCTCCACCACCATCCCTTATGGCGTCAttatctctctcttttctcacttgaaattttttgttgttattgatttggtttttgatattttaattttttttttgtgattacGTTACAAGAATTAACAAATGGAAGGCTGCGAGTCAAGGGTTGGATCAGAGCTTCTGGTGGCAAACAGTTGTAGTGGGTGGCATGGGCGGTGTGTGGCTGGGATGAAGGAAGAGAtggagaagaagagaaagaaggtgaatgaataatttttaaaaattttgagtgtATCAAAAGCTTTGGATCTCATGAAATTACACTTATGTCCTTGTTGGATTTggttaactttaattataataataactaaCAGAATTGGCAACTATTCCGTTTGGGTTTGTGCATTTTGTTAAAAATTGGAGTAAAACGGGACATGTTTTATAGTTTAAGAATTTAAAtgttccattttgaaatttaggGATTAA
The Coffea arabica cultivar ET-39 chromosome 6c, Coffea Arabica ET-39 HiFi, whole genome shotgun sequence genome window above contains:
- the LOC113694161 gene encoding protein LEAD-SENSITIVE 1; amino-acid sequence: MGLLSNRIDRGSLKPGDHIYSWRTAYIYAHHGIYVGDDKVIHFTRRGQEVGTGTILDFVLVSSGPSRGHVPCTTCTLTEEGHGVVSTCLNCFLAGGVLYRFEYAVNPALFLAKARGGTCTLAVSDPDDIVVHRASYLLNNGFRCYNVFKSNCEDFAIYCKTGLLVLDHSTMGQSGQAVSIIGGPLAAVLSTPLRLVTTNVYGMAATAVGVYCASRYATDIGMRSDVVKMPVEDLTQRLETGLLGVAIPSLPALPPTPVS